CAGCTGCTACTAGACCTGGATGCAAATCAGGCACATGTCCTGGTAAAGCTGTGTCTAACTTTGCTTTTGTGATTCCAGTTTCTTCGTAACCATACGCTGCTGTGTTGGTTTGACCAGCTCTTTCACCATAAGTATAGTCAAAGATAGTAGTCAACTTGTCAGTAGGTTTGTAGATCAAAATCAAGTTTTGGATCATCCAATGGTCAGTTTTAAAAGATGACTGTTTAGGGAAAGTAGTTCCGGACGCTTGTTCAAGATAGTATAGAGAGTTAGTTTGTCTACCTTTGATGTTATCGTTGGCTTGCAAAGTGTTCCATACTACTTGGAATTTATCAGGTACTACATCATACTTTACTTGTGTTCCAATCGCTCTTGTAGGGTTTGGACCATCAGCATATGCATGTTGTGCAGTGCTAGTTAAACTAGATCCACCTGCTGCATCACCGTAAGGAGCCAATCCATTGTAACCAAATTGCTGTCCGTTTCCTGTGTAGCCAGTTCCTTGGGCACTATTATAAAGATAGAGACCTGTTGATAATCTATCATTAATTTGGAGGTTTGCTCTCGCACCTGTATGGATAAATGGGATTGTGTTAAAGAACACGTAACCTATCGTGTAAGCGATGTTATCCTTTGAGTCAAGAAGCTCTAATCCAATATGTGTTGCCATTTTACCTACGTCAACAGTCAACCCTTTCATAACCGGGAAGTATGCTGAAACATAAGCTTGTTGTAACAACTGCATATTATGAAGAGAGTTTGTTGTTTGATACGGACGTTCTTGGTACATGTTGTTCTGTCCGTTTTGCATATCTAAACGGAAACCCCATGGACTTTCTTTATCCGCCAACTT
This genomic interval from Leptospira perdikensis contains the following:
- a CDS encoding outer membrane beta-barrel protein, which gives rise to MRNKYTLLATIVATLFSQASLFAQDKKEKDKSWYELVNFSGYVDVYYNYTTNNRQGATQDTAGTFHTYNKQFAVNAVKLSMEKLADKESPWGFRLDMQNGQNNMYQERPYQTTNSLHNMQLLQQAYVSAYFPVMKGLTVDVGKMATHIGLELLDSKDNIAYTIGYVFFNTIPFIHTGARANLQINDRLSTGLYLYNSAQGTGYTGNGQQFGYNGLAPYGDAAGGSSLTSTAQHAYADGPNPTRAIGTQVKYDVVPDKFQVVWNTLQANDNIKGRQTNSLYYLEQASGTTFPKQSSFKTDHWMIQNLILIYKPTDKLTTIFDYTYGERAGQTNTAAYGYEETGITKAKLDTALPGHVPDLHPGLVAAGFTKDTSFTRQDKIKRVYQTYQLQAKYQFTNFFALGFRFEYLDDKRYGGSLAVNPPLFAVTPADRYDLKFQDSIGARPVSNYGQIKTLTFTPTFNLTENLQVKVDLRRDWGPGQQFVDTSGRPASHQNGIIVGMVAKF